Proteins encoded by one window of Rutidosis leptorrhynchoides isolate AG116_Rl617_1_P2 chromosome 7, CSIRO_AGI_Rlap_v1, whole genome shotgun sequence:
- the LOC139860321 gene encoding uncharacterized protein has protein sequence MVWWDTITAPLSKEQLNQVTWEQFSAKVQEQYCTAFDINRLKQEFMQMTMTEEMTVDEAFEQFMDKLRFVHQWIPDEQSRVQWFVEILRPEYRMIARLATTLSQAHMLAKITESDINAARSVKTESVSQVKPAASQSSQQLKKSSRFKPKGQSSQGGSVSSGQKIWCRMCKSSHSGQCSTLTKRCLHCGIVGHEPQDCSFKNNMCWNCHKEGHRSAECPAARKSYSGVGSGSGVCVVSAEGSSASFVEQKRKNPPQPEARAFQMSVDAATTTDDAITGMFLVNSLPAHVLFDCGANCSFVSTTFCAKLNVPVSVINEPLNVEVGDGRTVPVTKLVSGITIDIEGSLFPVTCLVMPIPSFDVVLGMNWLSDHKSSIKCDRKVISFLVAGGKRVVARGDRGGFRCPLLSMMKARKSLAKGCDSFLAYVIDVKKEKKVVSDIPVVSEYPEVFPDKLPGRHNMMSSGNNALNDKIQNFLDQNFVELLNVKLAKDMSSESVVGKGNKVFHTEETGANTTCPFYSFPPIAYRRQVVGALPVAPLGTTFRARGWARGRTTNNNLRAAFSKNGERPLQVKFDVDEQFTGRPLEKHGQMLISMIGSIVWDPSFPKHYKAWNKVPADEKEDIFPEIEAFFDMRPWLDGGDVETLVRAGIEAQCYDVPGNLRNSPPDEMDQDLWEKLVDHFMDPDVIARSEKNKANRKKQKFASKHGSKSYVSRIVESRKKSPEHHLGLISNWKQTHCDDKGNWNSTVARDYHQEMLDKQTATQTQSADSEKEILASVLGPRHGHNRGIGRKLPLSATTSIPSSSRSTKRAKGSGVVNRIEEMEATHQQMKETQQSMLSWIQSYVEINRDVPGVRLPPFDDPNNIQRAEEEESDNENVLYNVNSRFCCEVFGRKQLKQAAVKSSNFDYTVIDDMSLPLVVGNMSSVRDRSRRHKKFDRIGKSGAQMSSAAGETFKIDLIPVELGSFDVIVGMDWMSKVGAEVVCAKKAIRIPGKDKMPVMIYGEKGDSKLKLISCLKAKKCLEKGCYAILAHVNKVEKEEKCINDVPVARDFPEVFPEELPGLPPFRSVEFQIDLVPGAAPVARAPYRLAPSELKELQSQLKELLDRGFIRPSTSPWGAPILFVKKKDGSFRMCIDYRELNKLTIKNQYPLPRIDDLFDQLQGSCVYSKIDLRSGYHQLRVKEEDIPKTAFRTRYGHYEFLVMPFGLTNAPAVFMDLMNRVCSPYLDKFVIVFIDDILIYSKKQLYAKFSKCAFWLKEVQFLGHVVSSKGIQVDPAKTEAIEKWETPKTPTQIRQFLGLAGYYRRFIQDFSRIAKPLTALTQKGKKYEWTSEQENAFQLLKKKLTTAPILSLPEGNDDFEIYCDASRQGFGCVLMQRKKVIAFASRQLKIHERNYTTHDLELGAVVFALKIWRHYLYGVKCTVFTDHKSLQHIFDQKQLNMRQRRWVELINDYDCEIRYHPGKANVVADALSIRYFANRIWVPKLGGLRKLILNEAHKTRYSIHPGVGKMYQDLKTHYWWPNLKTDVATYVGECLTCSKVKAEHQKPSGLLQQPEIPEWKWDGITMDFITKLPKTAWGYDTIWVIVDRLTKSAHFLPIKETDRMEKLLRLYIKEVVSRHGIPISIISDRDSRFTSKFWQSLQEALGTRLDMSTAYHPQTDGQSERTIQTLEDMLRACVIDFGNGWDKYLPLAEFSYNNSYHASIGAAPFEALYGRKCRSPICWNEVGDRHLTGPEIIHETTEKIVQIKERLKTARSRQKSYADVRRKPLEFQVGDMVMLKVSPWKGVIRFGKRGKLKPRYVGPFKIIERIGPVAYRLELPQQLAGVHNTFHVSNLKKCLAKEDLTIPLEEIHVDEKLQFVEEPIEIMDREVKQLKQSNIPIVKVRWNARRGPEFTWEREDQMKRKYPHLFLDDAK, from the exons atggtttggtgggatacaattACTGCTCCGTTGTCCAAAGAGCAACTCAATCAGGTCACGTGGGAACAATTTTCTGCAAAGGTCCAGGAACAGTACTGCACCGCATTTGATATCAATCGATTGAAGCAAGAGTTCATGCAAATGACGATGACTGAAGAAATGACAGTCGATGAAGCGTTTGAGCAGTTtatggacaagttaaggtttgtgcaTCAATGGATACCTGACGAACAATCTAGAGTTCAATGGTTTGTAGAAATTTTGCGACCTGAGTATCGCATGATTGCAAGACTTGCTACGACTTTGTCACAAGCGCATATGTTGGCAAAGATAACTGAAAGTGATATTAATGCAGCCAGAAGTGTGAAAACTGAAAGTGTGTCGCAAGTGAAACCAGCGGCAAGTCAGTCTAGCCAGCAATTAAAGAAATCAAGTCGGTTTAAGCCAAAAGGGCAATCTAGCCAGGGTGGATCAGTGTCAAGTGGTCAGAAAATATGGTGTAGAATGTGTAAGTCTTCACATAGTGGGCAGTGTTCAACATTAACGAAACGGTGTTTGCATTGTGGTATAGTGGGACATGAGCCTCAGGATTGTTCATTTAAGAATAATATGTGTTGGAACTGTCATAAAGAGGGTCACCGATCTGCAGAGTGTCCAGCTGCAAGAAAGAGTTATTCCGGGGTGGGGTCCGGGTCAGGGGTATGTGTTGTGTCAGCTGAGGGATCATCTGCTTCCTTTGTGGAGCAGAAGCGCAAGAATCCTCCACAACCTGAAGCTAGAGCCTTTCAGATGTCAGTAGACGCTGCCACTACTACTGATGATGCAATCACCGGTATGTTCTTAGTAAATTCTTTGCCAGCTCATGTACTATTTGACTGTGGAGCAAATTGCTCGTTCGTGTCAACtacattttgtgctaagttaaatgtGCCTGTTAGTGTAATAAATGAACCCTTAAATGTCGAAGTGGGTGACGGTAGGACAGTTCCAGTCACAAAGTTAGTGTCTGGAATTACTATTGACATAGAGGGTAGTCTTTTCCCTGTGACTTGTTTAGTGATGCCTATACCAAGCTTTGATGTAGTGCTAGGCATGAATTGGCTTAGTGACCATAAGTCCAGTATTAAATGCGATAGGAAAGTTATCTCTTTTTTGGTGGCTGGTGGGAAACGAGTAGTGGCTCGTGGTGATCGTGGCGGGTTCCGTTGTCCATTATTGTCGATGATGAAAGCTCGGAAATCTTTGGCCAAGGGATGTGATTCTTTCTTAGCCTATGTGATCGAtgtaaagaaggaaaagaaagtagtGTCCGATATTCCTGTAGTGTCTGAATATCCAGAAGTGTTCCCAGATAAATTGCCAG gtcgtcacaacaTGATGTCGTCGGGCAACAACGCACTAAACGACAAAATTCAAAACTTTCTTGATCAGAATTTCGTCGAGTTATTGAATGTAAAACTTGCAAAGGACATGTCGTCGGAAAGTGTCGTCGGCAAGGGTAACAAAGTTTTCCATACAGAAGAAACAGGCGCCAATACAACGTGCCCTTTTTACAGTTTCCCTCCTATTGCTTACCGACGACAAGTCGTCG GAGCACTTCCAGTAGCACCCCTCGGCACAACTTTCAGGGCTCGTGGATGGGCTCGTGGTCGTACCACAAACAACAATCTCAGAGCTGCCTTTTCGAAAAACGGTGAGAGACCGTTACAAGTCAAGTTTGACGTTGATGAGCAGTTTACTGGTCGCCCGCTCGAGAAGCATGGCCAGATGCTAATTTCTATGATCGGGTCGATAGTATGGGACCCTAGCTTTCCCAAACATTACAAAGCTTGGAATAAAGTACCCGCAGATGAGAAAGAAGATATTTTTCCAGAGATAGAG GCGTTCTTTGATATGCGCCCCTGGTTAGATGGTGGTGATGTTGAAACATTGGTTAGAGCCGGGATTGAGGCCCAAT GTTACGATGTCCCTGGTAACCTTCGTAATTCACCGCCAGATGAAATGGATCAGGACCTGTGGGAGAAGTTGGTGGACCATTTCATGGACCCTGATGTAATTGCTCGTTCAGAGAAGAATAAAGCAAATAGGAAAAAACAAAAATTCGCGAGTAAACATGGGAGCAAATCGTATGTTAGTCGGATTGTGGAAAGC AGGAAGAAGTCACCTGAACATCATCTTGGTCTTATCAGCAACTGGAAACAGACTCATTGCGATGATAAGGGTAATTGGAATTCCACGGTAGCACGTGATTATCAT caagAGATGCTAGATAAGCAAACTGCAACTCAAACTCAATCAGCTGATAGTGAGAAAGAAATCTTAGCATCGGTTTTGGGTCCTCGTCATGGCCATAATCGTGGAATTGGGAGAAAGTTACCACTCAGCGCAACTACAAGTataccatcatcatcaagatcgaCTAAGAGGGCAAAAGGAAGCGGTGTTGTCAATCGAATTGAAGAAATGGAAGCGACACACCAACAAATGAAAGAAACACAACAATCCATGTTGTCTTGGATTCAGTCGTATGTTGAGATAAACCGTGATGTCCCGGGCGTTCGTCTTCCACCATTTGACGATCCAAACAATATCCAAAGAGCCGAGGAGGAAGAAAGTGACAATGAGAATGT GCTTTATAATGTAAATTCCAGGTTTTGTTGTGAAGTTTTCGGCCGGAAACAGCTGAAACAGGCTGCTGTCAAATCT TCCAACTTTGACTATACGGTTATCGACGACATGTCGTTGCCACTTGTCGTCGGCAACATGTCCTCGGTAAGGGACCGAAGTCGTCGGCATAAAAAGTTTGACCGGATTGGTAAAAGTGGGGCCCAAATGTCGTCGGCAG ccggagaaacgtttaaaatcgacttaatacccgtagaattaggaagttttgatgtaatagtcggcatggactggatgtccaaagtaggagcggaagttgtttgtgccaagaaggcaattcgtattcctggtaaggataaaatgccggtgatgatttacggagagaagggtgattcaaagctaaaactcattagctgtttgaaagccaaaaagtgtttagaaaagggatgttacgctattttagcacatgttaataaagtcgaaaaggaagagaagtgcatcaatgacgtgcctgtggcaagagattttcccgaagtttttccggaagaattgccgggattacctccatttagatcggtagaatttcaaatagatttagtaccaggagctgcaccagtggctcgtgcgccatatagacttgcaccgtccgaattaaaagaacttcaaagtcagttaaaagaattattggaccgtggattcatacgaccgagtacttcaccgtggggagctccaattttgttcgtcaagaagaaagacggatctttccgaatgtgtatagattatcgtgaattaaataagttaactatcaagaatcagtatccactaccgagaattgatgacttatttgatcaattgcaaggatcatgtgtttattcgaaaatcgacctaagatcgggttatcatcaattacgtgtcaaagaagaagatataccgaaaactgcttttcggacacgttatggtcattacgaatttttggtcatgccgtttggattgacgaatgcgccagctgtattcatggacctcatgaatcgagtttgtagtccgtatttagataagtttgttatcgttttcattgatgatattcttatctattccaaga aacaactttatgctaaattttctaagtgtgctttctggttgaaagaagtacaatttcttggccacgttgttagtagcaaaggaattcaggttgatccagcaaaaactgaagctattgaaaaatgggagactcctaagacaccaacacagatacgccaatttttgggtttagccggttattatagaaggtttattcaagatttttcccgaatagctaaaccgttgacagcattaacgcaaaaagggaagaaatacgaatggacctcggagcaggagaacgcatttcaattattgaagaagaagttaactacggcgcctattttatcgttacctgaagggaacgatgattttgaaatatattgtgacgcttcgcgacaaggttttggttgtgttcttatgcaacgaaagaaagtaattgcatttgcatcccgacaattgaaaattcacgagcggaattatacgacgcatgatctagaactgggagcagtcgtgtttgcattgaagatatggagacactacttgtatggggttaaatgcactgtgtttactgatcataaaagccttcaacatatttttgatcagaaacagctgaacatgagacaacgtaggtgggtcgagttaataaacgactatgattgtgaaattcgttatcatcccgggaaggcgaacgtggtggccgatgctttaagc attcgatattttgcaaatcgtatttgggtaccgaagttgggtggattaaggaagttaatattgaacgaggcacataagacaagatactcgatacatcctggagttggaaagatgtaccaagatcttaagacgcattattggtggcctaatttgaagacagacgttgcaacatatgttggggaatgtttaacttgttccaaagtcaaagcagaacatcaaaagccgtcagggttacttcaacaaccagaaatcccagaatggaaatgggacggtattaccatggatttcatcacgaagttaccaaagactgcctggggatacgacaccatttgggtgattgttgatcgtctcaccaagtctgcacatttcttgcctataaaggaaacggatagaatggagaaactattacgattgtatataaaggaagttgtttcaaggcatggaatacctatttccattatatccgatcgtgatagtagatttacctcaaaattctggcaatcactacaggaggcactaggaactcggttggatatgagtaccgcatatcatccacaaaccgatggacagagtgaaagaacgattcagactctcgaagacatgctcagggcatgtgtgatcgattttggaaacggatgggataaatacctaccgttagcagaattctcgtataataatagttatcatgcgagcattggagctgcaccattcgaagcattgtatggaaggaagtgtagatctcctatctgttggaatgaagtaggagatcgacatttaactggtcccgagatcatacatgaaacgactgagaagatagtgcaaatcaaggagagattgaaaacagcccgtagtcgccaaaagagctacgccgatgttcgaaggaaaccattagagtttcaggtcggggacatggttatgctaaaggtgtcaccttggaaaggtgtaatacgtttcggcaaaaggggtaaactgaaaccaaggtacgtaggcccgttcaagatcatcgaacgcattggaccggtagcttatcgactcgagttaccgcaacaactcgctggagtacataatacctttcacgtctcaaacctgaagaagtgtcttgcaaaggaagacctcaccattcctcttgaagaaatccatgtcgacgagaaactacaattcgtcgaagaaccaattgaaatcatggaccgtgaagttaaacagctcaaacagagcaatataccgattgttaaggttcgttggaatgctagaagaggtcccgagtttacttgggaacgagaggatcagatgaaacgaaagtatccgcatttgtttctcgatgacgcaaaatag